A genomic stretch from Prionailurus bengalensis isolate Pbe53 chromosome E2, Fcat_Pben_1.1_paternal_pri, whole genome shotgun sequence includes:
- the LOC122495153 gene encoding zinc finger and SCAN domain-containing protein 4-like, which produces MDLDFRTSFLCDPSMDNLGSGNKDFKPSQGPALQKAEEISELQDTQHNLFQNGNNSFAKQELQRLYKSFYLWLQPEKHSKDEIIFQVVLEQFMINRHCSDRSTLKEKWESGGRNLEKFMEGLSDGCMKPPGLVHVHMQGQEALFSENMPLREVIVHLAKQLSPGTPTGENMGTPSCTPQDTSLATGRGDEDKENGGNIDQVNDGITSQGNEIPSLLIIQKEGYPRPEDDSVSLKNPVSPGRAGLAISRSQEGCPKGPPYQDILMEVGPGFLSQPVRVTPEPVPTHQNEGISTCEGLQERSHEAPKPHRCEKCPKIFRYFSQLKAHQRRHNNERTFICAECNKGFFQASDLHVHQMIHVKKKPFTCSTCEKSFSHKTNLQAHERIHTGEKPYACSLCRRSYRQSSTYHRHLRTHQKMAFKSAPSTPEASSAAAPM; this is translated from the exons ATGGATTTAGATTTCAGAACCTCATTTCTGTGTGACCCATCCATGGATAACCTTGGATCAGGAAATAAAGACTTTAAACCCAGCCAAGGACCTGCTCTCCAAAAGGCAGAGGAGATCTCTGAGCTCCAGGACACCCAGCACAACTTATTTCAAAATGGCAACAACTCATTTGCAAAGCAGGAACTGCAAAGACTCTATAAATCATTTTACTTGTGGCTGCAGCCAGAAAAACACAGcaaagatgaaattatttttcaagtggtCCTGGAACAGTTTATGATCAATCGACACTGCAGTGATCGGTCTACATTGAAGGAGAAGTGGGAATCAGGTGGCAGAAACCTGGAGAAATTCATGGAAGGTCTGAGTGATGGTTGCATGAAGCCACCTGGCTTA gTCCACGTCCACATGCAGGGACAGGAAGCCCTCTTTTCTGAGAATATGCCCTTAAGAGAAGTCATTGTTCATCTCGCCAAACAGTTGTCACCAGGAACCCCAACAGGAGAGAACATGGGGACACCGTCCTGTACTCCCCAGGATACTTCCCTGGCAACGGGACGAG GAgatgaagataaagaaaatggtgGCAACATTGACCAAGTAAATGACGGTATTACTAGTCAAGGCAATGAAATCCCTTCCCTACTCATTATCCAGAAAGAGGGCTATCCTAGGCCTGAAGACGACAGTGTTTCTTTGAAGAATCCAGTCAGCCCTGGAAGAGCAGGTCTAGCTATCTCCAGGTCCCAGGAGGGGTGTCCAAAAGGACCCCCTTATCAAGATATCCTTATGGAGGTGGGACCAGGGTTTCTCTCTCAGCCAGTCAGGGTCACCCCTGAGCCTGTTCCTACCCACCAGAATGAGGGAATCTCCACATGTGAGGGACTCCAAGAAAGATCCCATGAAGCCCCCAAGCCACATAGATGTGAAAAGTGTCCCAAGATCTTTAGGTATTTCTCTCAGCTAAAAGCCCATCAGAGAAGACACAATAATGAGAGGACATTTATTTGTGCCGAGTGTAACAAAGGCTTCTTCCAAGCATCAGACCTACACGTGCACCAGATGATTCATGTAAAAAAGAAGCCTTTCACGTGCAGCACGTGTGAAAAGTCCTTCAGCCACAAAACCAACCTCCAGGCTCATGAGAGAATCCACACGGGAGAGAAGCCCTACGCGTGTTCCCTTTGCCGGAGAAGCTACCGCCAGTCATCCACCTATCACCGCCACCTGAGGACTCACCAGAAAATGGCCTTCAAAAGTGCTCCTTCCACACCAGAAGCTTCCTCAGCTGCAGCCCCAATGTAA